In the Clupea harengus chromosome 16, Ch_v2.0.2, whole genome shotgun sequence genome, one interval contains:
- the LOC105896695 gene encoding hyaluronidase PH-20-like, with translation MGWSNQTSRSCVLLLPVLCISLLDSLSPEPPRPPTAHPIFDGEPFIVSWNIPNLTCNRYNITLNTSPFLGVSNPAKVPGQFLSLFYIDRLGLYPYVDEATKRQFNGGVPQRGNLRASLVKAVDDIEYYIPSRTSPGLAVIDWEDWRPLWERNWGSKRIYRSLSVTYARKRDPSLPTRKAMAQAKQRFQSAAKSYMLETLSLGARLRPGYLWGFYLFPNCYNYGWMEPGYTGECPREVRRQNNRLLWLWEASTALYPSVYLQASLADSPKAALMVRNRVHEALRVAALPQRRSYTAPVYVYTRPVFVDQPKRLLSLGDLVHTIGEGAAIGASGAVLWGSSGDYDDKASCEALSAYLDDTINPYVVNVTAAARVCGDFLCKGKGRCVRRNYTSHEYLHLSPGSFSIHRSELGEFTVVGAPSLEDLMAFARGFTCQCYAGQNCDAHIPTPVPTKTTTTTTTTTTTTPSPSLSHITTPISPSSTSPEPLSQIPTAIPMWTTGSLPTQPPTEVLSSFSTTPDYI, from the exons ATGGGTTGGTCCAACCAGACAAGCAGGAGCTGTGTGTTGCTGCTGCCCGTTCTCTGCATCTCACTCCTGGACTCCCTCAGCCCAGAACCCCCCCGCCCACCCACGGCTCATCCAATTTTCGACGGGGAGCCCTTCATAGTTTCCTGGAACATCCCCAACCTCACCTGCAACAGGTACAACATCACCCTGAACACCTCACCCTTCCTGGGGGTGAGCAATCCCGCCAAGGTGCCTGGccagttcctctctctgttctacaTTGACCGCCTAGGGCTGTACCCGTATGTGGACGAGGCCACCAAGCGGCAGTTCAATGGAGGCGTCCCGCAGAGGGGAAATCTGAGAGCCAGCCTAGTCAAAGCCGTGGATGACATTGAGTACTACATCCCCTCACGGACCTCCCCGGGCTTGGCTGTGATAGACTGGGAAGACTGGCGCCCTCTGTGGGAGAGGAACTGGGGCTCCAAGCGCATCTACCGCTCCCTCTCGGTCACCTATGCCCGAAAGAGggacccctctctccccaccaggAAGGCTATGGCCCAGGCCAAGCAGCGTTTCCAGTCCGCAGCCAAGAGCTACATGCTGgagactctctctctgggcGCCAGGCTGCGACCCGGGTACCTGTGGGGCTTCTACCTATTTCCCAACTGCTACAACTACGGCTGGATGGAGCCAGGCTACACAGGCGAGTGCCCCAGGGAGGTGCGCAGGCAGAACAACCGGCTGCTGTGGCTCTGGGAGGCCAGCACGGCCCTGTACCCCTCAGTCTACTTGCAGGCTTCGCTGGCCGACAGTCCCAAGGCGGCGCTCATGGTGCGGAACCGTGTCCACGAGGCCCTGCGGGTGGCTGCCCTGCCCCAGCGGAGGAGCTACACCGCACCGGTCTACGTGTACACTCGACCTGTGTTTGTGGACCAGCCCAAGCGACTGCTTAGCCTG GGGGACCTGGTCCACACCATCGGGGAGGGCGCTGCCATAGGGGCCTCGGGAGCCGTGCTGTGGGGGTCCAGCGGCGACTACGATGACAAG GCCTCGTGTGAAGCCTTATCTGCATATCTCGATGACACCATCAACCCGTATGTTGTGAACGTCACAGCAGCTGCCAGAGTGTGCGGTGACTTCCTGTGCAAGGGGAAGGGCCGCTGTGTGAGGAGGAACTACACCTCCCATGAGTACCTGCACCTGAGTCCTGGCAGCTTCAGTATCCACAGGTCAGAGCTGGGAGAGTTCACAGTCGTGGGGGCACCAAGCCTCGAGGACCTGATGGCATTCGCCAGAGGATTCACTTGCCAGTGCTATGCTGGGCAGAACTGTGATGCTCATATCCCAACCCCAGTTCCCACCAagactaccaccaccaccaccaccaccaccaccaccaccccaagCCCGTCCTTAAGCCACATCACCACCCCAATTAGCCCCAGTTCGACCTCCCCTGAACCCCTCAGCCAAATCCCCACCGCCATTCCCATGTGGACAACAGGAAGTCTTCCGACCCAGCCACCAACTGAAGTGTTGTCATCTTTCAGCACCACGCCTGATTATATTTGA
- the ndufa5 gene encoding NADH dehydrogenase [ubiquinone] 1 alpha subcomplex subunit 5 translates to MYLQWRLRILYTKILGALQTMPQDAAYRKYTEQIVNDRFEAVKTVSNVGKLEQKINGGQIEEVIAQAEFELSLARKMSEWKPWEPLIDEPPPNQWKWPI, encoded by the exons ATGTATTTGCAGTGG CGGTTGAGGATTCTCTACACCAAGATCCTGGGCGCCCTTCAAACCATGCCCCAGGATGCTGCCTACAGGAAGTACACTGAGCAAATTGTCAACGACCGGTTCGAAGCAGTGAAAACG GTGTCAAATGTAGGAAAACTGGAGCAGAAGATCAATGGTGGTCAGATAGAGGAAGTCATTGCacag GCCGAATTTGAGCTGTCTTTGGCTAGGAAGATGTCAGAATGGAAACCATGGGAACCACTCATTGATGAACCACCTCCTAATCAATGGAAATGGCCGATCTAA
- the LOC105896696 gene encoding neural Wiskott-Aldrich syndrome protein-like — MSGHPPPRRPPSVGSILLTPQENDSLFNHLGRKCSTLASGVVQVFAGERNGCWVKKCCGVACLVKDNPQRSYYIRVVDVKEGKTLFEQELYNNFTVTPSRTYFLTFPGDSCQIGLNFASEEEAKRFRNTTTDLLSRRQRKTEKRRDPPNGTFLITCLHFISFSVIFFWVELFLILLNSPGRFRKSQSHPHFKMN; from the exons ATGAGTGGTCATCCGCCGCCTCGGCGGCCCCCAAGTGTGGGATCAATACTCCTCACCCCTCAAGAAAACGACAGTCTCTTCAATCATCTGGGAAGGAAATGCAGC ACCCTGGCCTCTGGAGTGGTGCAGGTGTTTGCAGGCGAGAGGAATGGCTGCTGGGTGAAGAAGTGCTGTGGCGTGGCCTGTCTGGTCAAAGACAACCCCCAGAGGTCCTACTACATCCGGGTCGTCGACGTCAAG GAGGGCAAGACCTTGTTTGAGCAGGAACTCTACAACAACTTCACCGTCACCCCCTCCAGGACGTACTTCTTAACGTTCCCAGGAGAT TCATGCCAGATTGGCCTGAACTTTGCCAGTGAGGAAGAGGCCAAGCGCTTCCGCAACACGACCACAGACCTGCTGTCGAGACGGCAGAGGAAAACTG AGAAGAGACGTGACCCACCAAATGGTACGTTCCTTATCACTTGcctccatttcatttcattcagtgTAATTTTTTTTTGGGTAGAGCTTTTTTTGATATTGCTAAATTCTCCAGGCAGGTTTAGAAAGAGCCAAAGCCACCCACACttcaaaatgaattaa